The nucleotide sequence ttacatcatgtctcatcctccagagctgcactcactattctgctgttacatcatgtctcatcctccagagctgcactcactattctgctgttacatcatgtcttatcctctagagctgcactcactacactcaccggccactttattaggtacaccatgctagtaacgggtggtcttctgctgctgtagcccatctgcctcaaagttggccgtactgtgcgttcagagatgctcttctgcctaccttggctgtaacggttggctatttgagtcactgttgcctttctatcagctcgaaccagtctgcccattctcctctgacctctggcatcaacaaggcatttccgcccacagaactgccgctcactggatggtttttctttttcggaccattctctgtaaaccctagagatggttgtgcgtgaaaatcccagtagatcagcagtttatgaaatactcagaccagcccttctggcacaccaacaaccatgccacgttcaaaggcctcaaatcacctttcttccccatactgatgctcggtttgaactgcaggagattgtcttgaccatgtctacatgcctaaatgcactgagttgccgccatgtgattggctgattagaaattaagtggtaacgtgcagtcggacaggtgtacctaataaagtggccggtaagtgtTTTAGTGCTGTTACATCAAgcagttacatcatgtctcatcctccagagctgcactcactattctgctgttatatcatgttTTATtttccggagctgcactcactattctgcttttacatcatgttttattctccggagctgcactcactattctgctgttacatcatgtctcatcctccagagctgcactcactattctgctgttacatcatgtctcatcctccagaactgcactcactattctgctgttacatcatgtcttatcctccagagctgcactcactattctgctgttatatcatgtctcatcccccagagctgcactcactattctgctgttacatcatgtctcatcctccagagctgcactcactattctgctgttccatcatgtcttatcctccagagctgcactcactattctactgtttcatcatctcatcctccagagctgcactcactattctgctgttacatcatgtctcatcctccagagctgcactcactattctgctgttacatcatgtcttatcctccagagctgcactcactattctgctgttacatcaagcagttacatcatgtctcatcctccagagctttcactattctgctgttatatcatgttttattctccggagctgcactcactattctgcttttacatcatgttttattctccggagctgcactcattattctgcttttacatcatgttttattctccggagctgcactcactattctgctgttacatcatgtctcatcctccagagctgcactcactattctgctgttacatcatgtcttatcctccagagctgcactcactattctgctgttatatcatgtctcatcccccagagctgcactcactattctgctgttccatcatgtcttatcctccagagctgcactcactattctgctgttacatcatgtctcatcctccagagctgcactcgctgttCTGCAGTTACACCATAAACTCTCCTCCGCCCGGCTCATTACCACTATAGAGGATGTTGCTATAGCTGCAGTGATTCCTCTCTATAATCCGTCACAGGCTCTTTGTTGTGCGGCTGTGATGATGCTGCGCTCTGAGGATGCTGGCGATATGATGAGACCCGTCCAGGTGAGTGACGACAGGTACGCTCCTCTACAAAATATTATGTGACCTTCTGCAAGGGAACAACACCGCAGCTTTGTACAACTGCTGGGAAGGTGCAGAGAAtattcaggagcccaggaaatcTGAGTGACAGCCCCTGGGGGAGCGGTCCTGGGGGCCACAATGCTGATACAGACCCCCACCACTGCTGGGGGCCCAATGATCAGCCGTCCGTCCCTGGACTGGATACAATTCTAACAGACCCTCAGATGTGAAAAGTGTTGGGTCTGTACTATACTAGATGTAAAGAGGGAATCACTCACTGCCAGCAAGTAGAGAAATGGGGTGTGCAGGGTATCAGAGGCGGGGGAGCtctttattatgggggaggggagaatTATAAGGtggtttttttacataaatgttttaatttaaatgtaaaatgttctttgttttttatttctgTAACATTAACAGTAAATATTTCTGTTACCTGAGTGTGAGCAGAGCCTGAGTGAGTGTGAGCAGAGCCTGAGGGGAAAGGGCCAGAGTGAGTATAAAGCAGGGCCTGAGTGAGTGTGAGCAGAGTCGGGGGGGAATTGTCAGAGTGAGTATAAGCAGGGCCTGAGTGAGTGTGAGCAGAGCCTGAGGGGAATTGTCAGAGTGAGTATAAGCAGGGCCTGAGTGAGTGTGAGCAGAGCCTGAGGGGAAAGGGTCAGAGTGAGTATAAGCAGGGCCTGAGTGAGTGTGAGCAGAGCCTGAGGGGAAAGGGTCAGAGTGAGTATAAAGCAGGGCCTGAGTGAGTGTGAGCAGAGCCTGAGGGGAATTGTCAGAGTGAGTATAAGCAGGGCCTGAGTGAGTGTGAGCAGAGCCTGAGGGGAAAGGGTCAGAGTGAGTATAAGCAGGGCCTGAGTGAGTGTGAGCAGAGCCGGGGTGGTGGATAGGGTGAGTATAAGCAGGGCCTGAGTGAGTGTGAGCAGAGCCTGAGGGGGGAATCAGGGTGAGTATAAGCAGAGCCTGAGTGAGTGTGAAAGGGGCctggagggaaggggggcaggGTGAGTATAAGCAGGGcctgtgtgagtgtgagcagagccTGAGGGGAAAGGGTCAGAGTGAGTATAAAGCAGGGCCTGAGTGAGTGTGAGCAGAGCCTGAGGGGAATTGTCAGAGTGAGTATAAGCAGGGCCTGAGTGAGTGTGAGCAAGGGGTGAGGGTTAGTATAAGCAGAGCCTGAGTGAGTGTGAGCAAGGGGCGGGGGTTAGTATAAGCAGAGCCTGAGTGAGTGTGAGCAAGGGGCGGGGGTTAGTATAAGCAGAGCCTGAGTGAGTGTGAGCAAGGGGTGGGGGTTAGTATAAGCAGAGCCTGAGTGAGTGTGAGCAAGGGGTGGGGGTTAGTATAAGCAGAGCCTGAGTGAGTGTGAGCAAGGTGTGAGGGTTAGTATAAGCAGGGCCTGAGTGAGTGTGAGCAAGGGGTGAGGGTTAGTATAAGCAGAGCCTGAGTGAGTGTGAGCAAGGGGTGGGGGTTAGTATAAGCAGAGCCTGAGTGAGTGTGAGCAAGGGGCGGGGGTTAGTATAAGCAGAGCCTGAGTGAGTGTGAGCAAGGGGTGGGGGTTAGTATAAGCAGAGCCTGAGTGAGTGTGAGCCTGGGGTGGGGGTTAGTATAAGCAGAGCCTGAGTGAGTGTGAGCAAGGGGCGGGGGTTAGTATAAGCAGAACCTGAGTGTGAGCAAGGGGCGGGGGTTAGTATAAGCAGAGCCTGAGTGAGTGTGAGCAAGGGGTGGGGGTTAGTATAAGCAGAGCCTGAGTGAGTGTGAGCCTGGGGTGGGGGATCAGGCTGGGAGGATGGGGTTAAGCTCCTCACATTCCTGCACTCTgggaggagagaagctgcagctgccacctcctcctcccacttCCTGCAGCCGCTCCTGCTCTCCCTCTGCCTGTAAGTAGCACTCACCTGGGTTTCCTCATCTACCTACTGTGCCCcagggaagtagtactgtgcccCAGGGAAGTAGTGCTGTGCCCCAGGGAAGTAGTGCTGTGCCCCAGGGAAGTAGTGCTGTGCCCcagggaagtagtactgtgccccagggaagtagtactgtgcccCAGGGAAGTAGTGCTGTGCCCCAGGGAAGTAGTGCTGTGCCCTGATGTGACTGCTGGGGGCCGCACAGTAACATACTGGTGGATACATTTGGCTACACTTGTATCTAATCCTGTGAGCTGAGACTGTTACATTGTAACTAACTGTTCGAACTGTAGAGATTCAGCAGTGACAGCAAGAAGAGACCTGGAGGCACCAAGTCTATCAGAGACTCACAGAACCTGTTACTCCCTCAGCtcctcttacataggactgcaggtccctCCTCCCCCTGCAGCTGCTGAGCTGGACAGTGACATGCTGGCAGGAGTGACAGCCAAGATCCCGGCACTCCCTCCCTGGACTCTGCTCTTCTCTCTGGACcctgctcctctgtcctctctggaCTCTCCTCTTCTGTCCTCTCTGGACTCTCCTCTTCTGTCCTCTCTGGACTCTCCTCTTCTGTCCTCTGCTCTTCTGTCCTCTCTGGACTCTCCTCTTCTGTCCTCTCTGGACTCTCCTCTTCTGTCCTCTCTGGACTCTCCTCTTCTGTCCTCTCTGGActctgctcctctgtcctctctggaCTCTGCTCTTCTGTCCTCTCTGGACTCTCCTCTTCTGTCCTCTCTGGACTCTCCTCTTCTGTCCTCTCTGGACTCTCCTCTTCTGTCCTCTCTGGACTCTCCTCTTCTGTCCTCTCTGGACTCTCCTCTTCTGTCCTCTCTGGACTCTCCTCTTCTGTCCTCTCTGGACTCTCCTCTTCTGTCCTCTCTGGACcctgctcctctgtcctctctggaccctgctcctctgtcctctctggaccctgctcctctgtcctctctggaccctgctcctctgtcctctctggaccctgctcctctgtcctctctggaccctgctcctctgtcctctctggaccctgctcctctgtcctctctggaccctgctcctctgtcctctctggaccctgctcctctgtcctctctggaccctgctcctctgtcctctctggaccctgctcctctgtcctctctggactctgctcctctgtcctctctggactctgctcctctgtcctctctggaccctgctcctctgtcctctctggaCTCTGCTCTTCTGTCCTCTTCACTTGTTCACTGTTACTTTTTCTTATTTTCAGCTTTACCTGCGATGTGAGGACGCAGTCAGTGAGTGCCGCTCCGGTATGGGTAGGTGTCACCAAGTCtttctgtatacaggtatatagcacttATTCTCCATGTCCTGTATCCAACATCTgggaataagggggggggggggagtctcccAGGTCTAATCCTCacagtaacagcagaatagtgagtgcagctctagaggataaacatgatgtaacagcagtatagtgagtgcagctctggaggatgagacatgatgtaattgtacaatagtgaatgcagctctggaggatgagacgtgatgtaactgtagaatagtgaatgcagctctggaggatgagacgtgaTGTTACTgtagaatagtgaatgcagctctggaggatgagacatgatgtaactgtagaatagtgaatgcagctctggaggatgagacgtgatgtaactgtagaatagtgaatgcagctctggaggatgagacatgatgtaactgtagaatagtgaatgcagctctggaggacaaAGAGTGGATATTTCCACCTTCCTGAATCTGACCTCTTTCGGCATGCCCTCATACTCCTGACTTTGTATGATATAGATGAGGCTGACATCACATAGGTGTATTTTGGCCCAACCTATCGGCTTGGGTCATCAGACCTGTAGTTGGTGTGGACACGCCCCTGTATCCGGGATGTGTATATGCCTGTGTGCGGGGGGACCTGCCCCTGTATCCGGGATGTGTATATGCCTGTGTGCGGGGGGACCTGCCCCTGTATCTAGGATGTGTATACACCTGTGTGCGGGTGAGGACATGCCCCTGTACCCGGGATGTGTATACACCTGTGTGCGAGTGAGGACGCGCCCCTGTATCTGGAATGTATATACACCTGTGTGCGGGTGAGGACATGCCCCTGTACCCGGGATGTGTATACACCTGTGTGCGAGTGAGGACGCGCCCCTGTATCTGGGATGTATATACACCTGTGTGCGGGTGAGGACATGCCCCTGTACCCGGGATGTGTATACACCTGTGTGCGAGTGAGGACGCGCCCCTGTATCTGGGATGTATATACACCTGTGTGCGGGTGAGGACATGCCCCTGTACCCGGGATGTGTATACACCTGTGTGCGAGTGAGGACGCGCCCCTGTATCTGGGATGTATATACACCTGTGTGCGGGTGAGGACATGCCCCTGTACCCGGGATGTGTATACACCTGTGTGTGAGTGAGGACGCGCCCCTGTATCTGGGATGTATATACACCTGTGTGCGGGTGAGGACACATCCCTGTATCTGGGATGTGTATACACCTGTGTGCGGGTGAGGACACATCCCTGTATCTGGGATGTATATACACCTGTGTGCGGGTGAGGACATGCCCCTGTACCCGGGATGTGTATCTACTCTACGTGTGACCTCATGCTTCTCTTTTCCTTCTCCAGGTGTCCCGGCGGTCACCCTCCTCCTGGCGGCTGCAGTATCGCTCCTGGGTGGCATCATATTCGGATACGAGCTGGGGATCATCTCCGGGGCTCTCCTTCAGCTGAACAATGACTTTGTCCTTAGCTGTTTCCAGCAGGAGGCCCTGGTCAGCTCCGTCCTGGTGGGGGCCCTGGCGGCTTCCCTGGTGGGCGGCTTCCTGATTGACCGATCTGGTCGCCGGACATGTATACTGGCCAGCAATGTGGTGCTTCTGAGCGGCAGCGTCATCCTGGTCTGTTCTGGATCCTTCTGGTGGTTGGTGGTCGGCCGCATGACAGTTGGCTTTGCCATCTCCATCTCTTCCATGGCCTGCTGCATCTACGTGTCTGAGATGGTCGAGCCTCACCAACGTGGCATGCTGGTGTCCCTCTATGAGACTGGCATCACCATGGGCATCCTACTCTCCTATGGGATGAACTACTTTCTGTCCGGATGGAAGTACATGTTCGGATTGGCCATTTCTCCGGCACTCTTACAGTTTATCACCATCTTGTTTCTTCCATCCAAACCTCAGGGAAATCCCTGGGACTCGGAATCCCATAGTGGACTAATCCAGCTGCAGGAACTGAAGGAGGTGGAAGATCCTAAGACGTCTTCATCCAAAAAAGCCTACTCTTTCCTTGACCTGTTTGGGAGAAGGGACAACATGCGGACGCGGACTCTGGTGGGGGTGGGCCTGGTGCTGTTCCAGCAGCTGACCGGCCAGCCCAATGTCCTGTACTACGCCTCCACCATTTTTCGCTCGGTCGGCTTTCAGAGTGATTCCTCGGCCATGCTGGCCTCTGTGGGGCTCGGTGCCGTCAAGGTTCTCTCTACGCTGGTGGCCATGAGCTGTGCAGACAAGGCCGGGCGGAGAGCGTTGCTCCTCACCGGCTGCGTCATGATGACCGTGTCAGTAACCGCCATAGGATGTGCAAGTTTTCTGGTCCAGTTGGATCCTCACAAGAGCTGCGAGTCCCCGGCACAGGTCAATGTGTCTGCTCTTCTCATAAACTCCAGCTTACGACTGGAAACCATTGGTGACCTGACTGCGCCTCTTCAGGCTCAGATGAGGGACCCAAAGATGGAGGCGTTAACCTTAGGAGTGACCATTGCCAGCAGGGACCCCACGGTCAGGGCCGGCCCGCTCTACACTCACGCGGTGTTGAATTGGATTACCCTCCTGAGTCTCATGGCCTTTGTCAGCGCCTTTTCTGTTGGATTTGGACCAAGTAAGTGAAGAGCAAATAAGTGCATAAGAATTATAGGGATTTGTGGATTAGTCAGGTCTGGCCCAGAACATACAGAGTCACACGTGGAGGGGAGTGCCAGGCTCAGCCCCCTGACTTCTTTCCCCATTGTGCCCTTCTTGTTATTCCTACTAGAAACAAATAAAcgtctgagggtgtgctatagagatataggggagcaggatctcctcttttcAGAGGGTgtcctatagagatataggggagcaggatatcctctcttctgagggtgagatatagggaagcaggatcctctcttctctgagggtgtgctatagagatataggggagcaggatctcctctcttcagaGGGTgtcctatagagatataggggagcaggatctcctctcctcagagAGTGTCctctagagatataggggagcaggatctcctctcttctgagggtgtgctatagagatataggggagcaggatctttcttctgagggtgtactatagagatttaagggagcaggatctcctctctcctatTGGTGTGctttagagatataggggagcaggatctcctctctcctatTGGTGTGctttagagatataggggagcaggatctcctctctcctatTGGTGTGCTTTAGAGAtaaaggggagcaggatctcctccctTTCTCAGGGTGTGctacagagatataggggagcaggatctcctctcatCAGCTGTCGTACATCCAGAGGATCAATTCCTGCCAGCAATTAGTGAGTGAAGGATCAGATATGGAGGTCAGGTACTAGTAAAGAAGGAAATCTGTATCCTGTGAAGATGCTTGGGGGCCCGTGGACATCTGACTGTCCACGTACAGTgaagctggacattatatataagtATTAGATCTGCTGTTGGTGACCCCACCCTGCACCGCTCTCTCACACAccgctctctcactctctctccttAGTGACCTGGCTGGTCCTCAGTGAGATCTACCCCACTGACATCCGGGGTCGGGCCTTTGCCTTCTGTAACAGCCTGAACTGGGCCACCAACCTGCTGATCACCCTGTCCTTCCTGGATGTCATCGGTGAGTGACACAACACAGCAGCTGCCCGGAGGATCAGTGACCCCAGATCAGCTGCTCTGTCCCCTCCtctatgctttacactacagctctgctctaatAAGTCTGGGGGATCAGTGACCCCAGATGAGCTGCTGTGTCCCCTCCtctatgctttacactacagctctgctctctGTGTAGAAAGATGTTTCCTATTATAATGAGACTGACCAAGGGGCGGGGTTCCAATAAAAGGTGGGGCTTAGAGTTAagcagtgatgatgtcatcctgCTGAGGGTAGAAGATGAAGGGTCACTGAGTACTGACACATTCTAATGGTAACCTGCCCACGGCCAGAGGGGCAGCACAATCTGAGGGCCTTAGacc is from Dendropsophus ebraccatus isolate aDenEbr1 chromosome 14, aDenEbr1.pat, whole genome shotgun sequence and encodes:
- the SLC2A10 gene encoding solute carrier family 2, facilitated glucose transporter member 10 isoform X2, coding for MGVPAVTLLLAAAVSLLGGIIFGYELGIISGALLQLNNDFVLSCFQQEALVSSVLVGALAASLVGGFLIDRSGRRTCILASNVVLLSGSVILVCSGSFWWLVVGRMTVGFAISISSMACCIYVSEMVEPHQRGMLVSLYETGITMGILLSYGMNYFLSGWKYMFGLAISPALLQFITILFLPSKPQGNPWDSESHSGLIQLQELKEVEDPKTSSSKKAYSFLDLFGRRDNMRTRTLVGVGLVLFQQLTGQPNVLYYASTIFRSVGFQSDSSAMLASVGLGAVKVLSTLVAMSCADKAGRRALLLTGCVMMTVSVTAIGCASFLVQLDPHKSCESPAQVNVSALLINSSLRLETIGDLTAPLQAQMRDPKMEALTLGVTIASRDPTVRAGPLYTHAVLNWITLLSLMAFVSAFSVGFGPMTWLVLSEIYPTDIRGRAFAFCNSLNWATNLLITLSFLDVIESIGLSMTFLLYGIMGVAATIFIYIFIPETKGRTLREIDELFLEKRFLPRSPKWGILGRSQKSSHRYRKMEQCAMSDSSASSGF
- the SLC2A10 gene encoding solute carrier family 2, facilitated glucose transporter member 10 isoform X1 gives rise to the protein MGRCHQVFLYTGVPAVTLLLAAAVSLLGGIIFGYELGIISGALLQLNNDFVLSCFQQEALVSSVLVGALAASLVGGFLIDRSGRRTCILASNVVLLSGSVILVCSGSFWWLVVGRMTVGFAISISSMACCIYVSEMVEPHQRGMLVSLYETGITMGILLSYGMNYFLSGWKYMFGLAISPALLQFITILFLPSKPQGNPWDSESHSGLIQLQELKEVEDPKTSSSKKAYSFLDLFGRRDNMRTRTLVGVGLVLFQQLTGQPNVLYYASTIFRSVGFQSDSSAMLASVGLGAVKVLSTLVAMSCADKAGRRALLLTGCVMMTVSVTAIGCASFLVQLDPHKSCESPAQVNVSALLINSSLRLETIGDLTAPLQAQMRDPKMEALTLGVTIASRDPTVRAGPLYTHAVLNWITLLSLMAFVSAFSVGFGPMTWLVLSEIYPTDIRGRAFAFCNSLNWATNLLITLSFLDVIESIGLSMTFLLYGIMGVAATIFIYIFIPETKGRTLREIDELFLEKRFLPRSPKWGILGRSQKSSHRYRKMEQCAMSDSSASSGF